One Miscanthus floridulus cultivar M001 chromosome 11, ASM1932011v1, whole genome shotgun sequence DNA window includes the following coding sequences:
- the LOC136492855 gene encoding receptor homology region, transmembrane domain- and RING domain-containing protein 1-like isoform X3 has product MKSRFLFLCAMVCLMARMGVANVVLMGNNLTQSFDDIEASFSPGVKGSGVSGVVYASEPLNACSPLKIKAVNGSPSPFALIIRGGCAFDEKVKNAQDAGFKAAIVYDNENSGVLVSMAGSSSGIHIYAVFVSKASGEVLKKFSGHADVELRVSL; this is encoded by the exons ATGAAGAGTAGATTTCTGTTCCTTTGTGCGATGGTCTGTCTTATGGCTCGGATGGGAGTTGCCAATGTCGTGCTAATGGGGAATAATCTGACCCAGTCCTTCGATGACATTGAGGCGAGCTTTT CTCCAGGAGTGAAAGGGTCTGGAGTCAGTGGAGTAGTTTATGCTTCTGAACCTTTGAATGCCTGCAGCCCATTAAAAATCAAAGCAGTCAATGGCTCTCCATCTCCCTTTGCGTTAATTATAAGAGGCGGGTGCGCATTTGATGAGAAAGTAAAAAATGCACAGGATGCTGGATTCAAAGCTGCAATCGTCTATGACAATGAAAATAGTGGGGTCCTGGTTTCAA TGGCTGGAAGCTCAAGTGGCATTCATATATATGCTGTGTTCGTTTCGAAGGCCTCGGGAGAGGTGTTGAAGAAATTTTCAGGGCATGCAGATGTAGAG CTACGTGTTTCTTTGTGA
- the LOC136492855 gene encoding receptor homology region, transmembrane domain- and RING domain-containing protein 1-like isoform X2: MKSRFLFLCAMVCLMARMGVANVVLMGNNLTQSFDDIEASFSPGVKGSGVSGVVYASEPLNACSPLKIKAVNGSPSPFALIIRGGCAFDEKVKNAQDAGFKAAIVYDNENSGVLVSMAGSSSGIHIYAVFVSKASGEVLKKFSGHADVEVWILPTFENSAWSIMAISFISLLAMSAVLATCFFVRRHRIRRDHPRIPEDREFHGMSSQLVKAIPSLVFTKVQEDNCTSSMCAICLEDYKVGEKLRVLPCRHKFHAACVDL; this comes from the exons ATGAAGAGTAGATTTCTGTTCCTTTGTGCGATGGTCTGTCTTATGGCTCGGATGGGAGTTGCCAATGTCGTGCTAATGGGGAATAATCTGACCCAGTCCTTCGATGACATTGAGGCGAGCTTTT CTCCAGGAGTGAAAGGGTCTGGAGTCAGTGGAGTAGTTTATGCTTCTGAACCTTTGAATGCCTGCAGCCCATTAAAAATCAAAGCAGTCAATGGCTCTCCATCTCCCTTTGCGTTAATTATAAGAGGCGGGTGCGCATTTGATGAGAAAGTAAAAAATGCACAGGATGCTGGATTCAAAGCTGCAATCGTCTATGACAATGAAAATAGTGGGGTCCTGGTTTCAA TGGCTGGAAGCTCAAGTGGCATTCATATATATGCTGTGTTCGTTTCGAAGGCCTCGGGAGAGGTGTTGAAGAAATTTTCAGGGCATGCAGATGTAGAGGTGTGGATACTACCTACATTCGAAAACTCGGCCTGGTCGATCATGGCAATCTCATTCATATCGCTACTTGCTATGTCTGCTGTACTAGCTACGTGTTTCTTTGTGAGAAGGCACCGAATAAGGAGGGACCACCCTAGAATCCCAGAAGATCGAGAATTCCATGGAATGAGCAGTCAGTTAGTTAAGGCTATTCCAAGTCTTGTTTTTACAAAAGTGCAAGAAGATAACTGCACATCGTCAATGTGTGCCATTTGCTTGGAAGACTACAAAGTCGGAGAAAAGCTAAGAGTGCTGCCTTGCCGTCATA AGTTCCATGCAGCTTGTGTGGACTTGTGA
- the LOC136492855 gene encoding receptor homology region, transmembrane domain- and RING domain-containing protein 1-like isoform X1 has protein sequence MKSRFLFLCAMVCLMARMGVANVVLMGNNLTQSFDDIEASFSPGVKGSGVSGVVYASEPLNACSPLKIKAVNGSPSPFALIIRGGCAFDEKVKNAQDAGFKAAIVYDNENSGVLVSMAGSSSGIHIYAVFVSKASGEVLKKFSGHADVEVWILPTFENSAWSIMAISFISLLAMSAVLATCFFVRRHRIRRDHPRIPEDREFHGMSSQLVKAIPSLVFTKVQEDNCTSSMCAICLEDYKVGEKLRVLPCRHSMFAPLLTPCFFWHTCYYSSMIV, from the exons ATGAAGAGTAGATTTCTGTTCCTTTGTGCGATGGTCTGTCTTATGGCTCGGATGGGAGTTGCCAATGTCGTGCTAATGGGGAATAATCTGACCCAGTCCTTCGATGACATTGAGGCGAGCTTTT CTCCAGGAGTGAAAGGGTCTGGAGTCAGTGGAGTAGTTTATGCTTCTGAACCTTTGAATGCCTGCAGCCCATTAAAAATCAAAGCAGTCAATGGCTCTCCATCTCCCTTTGCGTTAATTATAAGAGGCGGGTGCGCATTTGATGAGAAAGTAAAAAATGCACAGGATGCTGGATTCAAAGCTGCAATCGTCTATGACAATGAAAATAGTGGGGTCCTGGTTTCAA TGGCTGGAAGCTCAAGTGGCATTCATATATATGCTGTGTTCGTTTCGAAGGCCTCGGGAGAGGTGTTGAAGAAATTTTCAGGGCATGCAGATGTAGAGGTGTGGATACTACCTACATTCGAAAACTCGGCCTGGTCGATCATGGCAATCTCATTCATATCGCTACTTGCTATGTCTGCTGTACTAGCTACGTGTTTCTTTGTGAGAAGGCACCGAATAAGGAGGGACCACCCTAGAATCCCAGAAGATCGAGAATTCCATGGAATGAGCAGTCAGTTAGTTAAGGCTATTCCAAGTCTTGTTTTTACAAAAGTGCAAGAAGATAACTGCACATCGTCAATGTGTGCCATTTGCTTGGAAGACTACAAAGTCGGAGAAAAGCTAAGAGTGCTGCCTTGCCGTCATAGTATGTTTGCTCCACTTCTAACACCCTGCTTTTTTTGGCATACATGCTACTACAGTAGCATGATTGTTTAG